The Bacillus sp. (in: firmicutes) genomic sequence GAAGACCGTGATAAAGTGTTTGAACAACTTCATAAAATGGAAAAGAATAATATCCAAAAGAAATCTCTAGTATCTATTTCAAAAAAATTGGCTCCACTTACTGCTGCTTTGTTTGCGGTAGGCTTATGTCTATTTTTGTTTATTCCAACGATTCTTCAAGGAAACGTTAATAACGAAAATAACGGAACTGATTCGAATGGAGTAGTATCTCAAGAAGACGAGTATTTTACCACTCTATTTATGGTAAAAGATGAGAGTGATAGAATACCTATTAACCTTTTACTTACTTATAATAAAGATAAAAAGATGATGAAAGTTGTATCGATCCCTCGTGATACTTATGCTCCGATATTGGATAAGAATGATGGAACTACTCCATATGATAAATTATCACATGCTTATGTTAACGGTTCGGGAGGAGCTGAAGATGTAAGAACAACAGTTTCTAACCTATTTGATTTACCAATTGATTATTATGCTGTTATGGATTTAGAAACCCTTTCAACGATGATTGATGCAGTGAATGGGATAGAATACGACTTGCAAGAAGATATTCGAATAAGAGCTATATCTCAAGTGGCATTTGAATTCAAAAAGGGGACGCATCGTTTAAATGGAGAAGAGGTTGTGGCATTAATGATGGATGCTACTGTGGGAAAAAGCTTGGATGAAGAAGACCAATTATACCTTATTAATGCAGTTATAAATCAAACAATAAACGTAATACCACAAACACAATTAAAAGAATTTACTACTAAAATAGAAAGTAATATTCCAATTAAACAATTGTTTGAGGATAAAATGGAACTTCCATCGATACAATCGGTATCATTAATCGATGGAATGATAAATACAATGATAGATGAGTCATACTATATTAAATTTGAAAAAGATTTTTTAGATTCAGTTTCAGAAGAGTTAACCACATTTAACTAATGAAAACTTTTGGAATAATTTTGCTAATCATGATAACCTTATTTTGGTTGGCGAATATTTAAGTAACGAGGGCGAATGCTGAACAAGGGAATTCACCTGTCTTTGTTGAAGTAAAGGGTTAATTCAATAATATGATGGAATTTTACGGCAATAAAAATTGTTTAGGGGGATGTTATGATTTTTATTTTTATGTATCTAACACCAATTATTGCAATAATATTTTTTGCAAATTGCGTATCAATTGCTAAGAAGTTGAAGAATGGTCAGGATGTTCAAAATCAAACTGTTTTTGGTTCAATTATGTTTGGATTTATAATTCTTTCGATAGTTTGGTCTGTACTTTTATCAAGTTAATTTTTTTACTATAGGGGGCTTTAGCTAAATAGATCGGATGTGTGAATATGAATACAAGTAATATTGATTTTAGTTACTTTACCAGGCAAGTTGTTACAGAAGTAAATACAGAGGATAATCTTCCACTTGGAATCAGTTTTAACAATGGTGGATTGATAGTCGAAAGTCCTTGGAGATTACGAAAAGAGAAAGAAATTATGATTGGTACCTCAGATTGTTTTAACGCACCTGATAAATACTCTAATAAAGCCATTAAGCAGATTTTGATGGGTAAGAAAATTTTAGGAATCGATTTCTATGAGGACTTTTCTTTATTGGTAATTAATTTTGAAGATAATTTGTCTTTTGATATTTTTCACGATAGCAATTATTTTGAGGGTTGGCAGTTAAGTGGAGATAACGGATTCGACCTAATCTCTTTTCTTATTATTCAACAAACCGGGGTGATAGCCAAACATGGCTGTCGCTTCTTCACTATTAAGCAGGTTTTTTGACGAAAAATTATTTCATTGAGGAAGAGAGGAATCTCTCAGTATAGAAAAAGGTTTGGTTTGAATACGATAGAACCAAGTCTTTTAATATTTGTCAGCAAAATAAAAAATATAAAATTTCTTGTAACGAAAGTCGTTTTAAATCTATATATAAGTATCCCAGTTAAATATTTTGTGAGAGGAGGGGGGATGCAAGTTAAGCAGAATAAACAAATTATTAAGTTATTGGAACAGCATATAGAAAAACATAATGAAGTACCGAAATAAGAAATGGTATTTTGCTAAAGGGGGTGATTGTTCAACAGGACAGTCACTTCA encodes the following:
- a CDS encoding LytR family transcriptional regulator is translated as MKDRSSKDIFNHMSNQELTFTKEDRDKVFEQLHKMEKNNIQKKSLVSISKKLAPLTAALFAVGLCLFLFIPTILQGNVNNENNGTDSNGVVSQEDEYFTTLFMVKDESDRIPINLLLTYNKDKKMMKVVSIPRDTYAPILDKNDGTTPYDKLSHAYVNGSGGAEDVRTTVSNLFDLPIDYYAVMDLETLSTMIDAVNGIEYDLQEDIRIRAISQVAFEFKKGTHRLNGEEVVALMMDATVGKSLDEEDQLYLINAVINQTINVIPQTQLKEFTTKIESNIPIKQLFEDKMELPSIQSVSLIDGMINTMIDESYYIKFEKDFLDSVSEELTTFN